The following coding sequences lie in one Miscanthus floridulus cultivar M001 chromosome 9, ASM1932011v1, whole genome shotgun sequence genomic window:
- the LOC136481348 gene encoding protein LEAD-SENSITIVE 1-like produces MDRVSVFSSTIERWQLRRGDHIYVWRSVYSHHGIYESDEKVIQFTSALSLSSIVDGTCSRCSNAKRGGGVMVCCLNCFLEGGGNKLKLFVYSVSWWFYNMSNTGVLQDTCSMEDEDPPETVLRRANELLLRPYLFGFGLSSYDAVLNNCFDFAFYCKTGRRYRLLPEMIVEPSTISAQELRSAIRRWLF; encoded by the exons ATGGACAGGGTGTCAGTGTTCTCTAGCACTATAGAAAGGTGGCAACTTAGACGCGGCGATCACATTTACGTCTGGCGCTCCGTGTACTCCCATCATG GAATCTACGAAAGCGACGAGAAGGTCATCCAGTTCACCAGCGCTTTATCGCTGTCCTCCATAGTTGATGGAACCTGCAGCAGGTGCAGTAACGCTAAGCGTGGAGGCGGCGTCATGGTCTGCTGCCTTAACTGCTTCCTGGAAGGAGGAGGAAATAAACTTAAACTCTTCGTGTACTCGGTGTCTTGGTGGTTCTATAACATGAGCAATACTGGTGTTCTTCAAGACACCTGCTCCATGGAAGATGAAGACCCCCCCGAGACGGTCTTGCGCCGCGCCAACGAACTGCTCTTGCGCCCCTACTTATTCGGCTTCGGATTAAGCAGCTACGACGCTGTGCTCAATAACTGCTTCGACTTTGCCTTTTACTGCAAGACAGGGCGCCGGTATCGTTTACTACCAGAGATGATTGTTGAGCCCTCCACTATTTCTGCGCAAGAGCTGCGCAGCGCTATTCGTCGCTGGCTCTTTTGA